The genomic DNA TTATCTGAAATTCATAAAATAAAGGAAGGTTATTCACTTGGAACTCTCATATTAAATTCAATATTTTATTCAATAAGTACAAGAACAGCAGGGTTTAATTATCTTGAGAATTCTGTTATTACAAGTAGAACTCAGATGATTACTTTACCCTTTATGTTTATTGGGGGTGCGCCTGGCTCAACTGCTGGAGGAATTAAGATAACTACATTTTTTTTAATTATACTTGCAGTAATAAAATCACAAGATGGTAATGGCTATATTATAGGTTCATATAAAGTATCAATTGATAGTATAAGGTTTGCTCTTTTATTTTTTGTAAGAGCTATTTTTATTGTATGTTTTTCATTCTTTATGCTTCTTGCTACTGAGGGTGGAGGCAATTGGAAGGTAATTGATTTAGGATATGAAGTTTTTTCTGCTTTTGGTACTGTTGGTCTTTCAGTAGGGGTTACTCAGGAATTGTCATTTTTAGGTAAAATAATTATAATTTTTACTATGTTTGCAGGTAGAATAGGTCTTTTTTCTATGGCAATTTTTGTTTCACGGAAATCTCGTTTTGAAGAATTTACAAGGCCAAGACAAGATATTCTAGTGGGTTAGATATAGAGTGAAAACATTTGTTATTATTGGTCTTAGTAACCTAGGCATACATCTTCTTGAGGATTTGAGTAAACTTGATTGTCAAATTATTATTGTTGATACATCAAAAGAGTTAGTTGAAGAATATGATGTGATTGCTACTGAGAGCTTTATTCTTGATCAATTTACTAAAAATGCTTTGAAAAAAGTAATTCCTGTAGATACGGATGCTGTCATTATTGATTTTGATGATGATCTTGGAAAGAGCGCTCTTGTTACTCATTATTGTAATCTTTTAGGTATGAGAGAAATATGTGTTAAAACTGAGGATAGGGATGATGCTGAAATATTAAAAACCCTTGGAGCTACAAAAATTATATTTCCAAGTAAGGATGCGGCAAGGAGATTAACTCCATTATTGGTTTCTCCCAATCTTTCGACATATAATATTATTGGGTATGATATTATTGTTGCTGAAACTGTTATTCCTAAAGAATATGTGGGAAAGACAGTTCTTGAGGCTGATTTGAGAAGAGAAAAGGGTATTACTGTGATTGCTGTTAGAAATTTAAGTAATTCTAGATATGAGTTTGTGGATGGTGATTATTTTTTTTTAAAAGATGATAAAATTGTGATTTGTGGGAAGCCTGATAGTATTGAGAATTTTACAAATAATAAAGATTTGATTAAGGACTTAATTGCGGCTTCTAAAGAAGAGGGGGCTTCATACAGGGAAGAGGCTAAGAGGTTGGGGGTTTTAAGGTTTTTTGATTTCATGAAAAAGTTTAATAAAGATAAGAAGAGCGATTAAAGGATATTAGGATGACTAAGATTATTCCTATTGCAAGCGGAAAAGGTGGTGTTGGTAAGACCTCTTTTGTTGCAAATATTGGCTATAAACTTTCAAGTTTAGGAAAGACTGTAATACTAGTTGATCTTGACCTTGGTGGTTCTAATCTACATACATGTTTAGGGGTTAAAAATACTGGGGTTGGAATAGGGTCTTTTATTAATAAGCGTGAAAAAAATTTTTCAAATTTAATTGTTGAAACACCTTATAATAAGCTTTATTTAATTCCAGGGGATGCTCTTTATGCAGGGACAGCCAATCTTCCTTTTTCTATCAAAAAGAAGATAATTGATTCAATTCAAAGAGATCTTGTTGCGGATTTTGTTTTCATAGATTTAGGTTCAGGAACATCTTATAATACGGTAGATTTTTATTTGGTAGCTTACAGTGGTATTATTGTTACTGTACCAGAGACTCCTTCCATACTTAATGCATATTCGTTTTTAAAAAATGCACTTTATCGTCTTTTGTATTTAGGTTTTCCCCCAAAGAGCGCTGAGCGTGAATATATTAGTAATTTCTTTAAAGAAAAAATAGAAGGAGCAAATGTTAAGTTTAAAGATTTAGTTACAGGAATTGAGCTTATATCTTTAAGTTCATCTCTTAAGGTAAAAAAGATGATGAATAATTTTTACCCTAGAGTTGTGCTTAATAGAATAGAGTCTAGTGAAGAAATAGGTATGTGTGAAAATTTAATAAATGTGGTTAAGAATAATATTAATATACCAATAGAATTTATTGGATTTGTTCCATTTGCAAAGAGTTTTAGAGAATCTGTTAATAATAGAATTCCATTTATTGATTTTGATAAAAATTCAAAACTCAATAAGTATTTCGAGTTTATTGCGAACAATTTGATTAAGTCTCCTCTTGAAGGGTCGCCTTATATTTATGACGACATATACGATATGATTAAGGATCAAAGTCAATTTATTAGAAACTAGTTGAATTATAATGATTTATGATGGAGGAATAATATAATGTATAGGATTAAGGATAAGGAATTAGATTTTAGAATAGAAAGTTTAGGAGAATGTAAACAAAATAATCCTTTAATTAATTTTTATGCTAGTGAAAGTCATGTTCATTTTGCTAATGAGATTAATAAAATTAGATTTAGTGTTTATAAAAATGAAGAAAGTTGTGATAAATATGAAGATATTCTTTTAGAGAAAGCTGGACCTAGAGATAAGATATATTTTATTCCAAAACATGTTAAGGCGGCTATTACTACTTGTGGGGGGCTTTGTCCTGGATTTAATGATGTTATTCGTTCCATTGTGAGGACATTATGGAAAGTGTACGGAGTTCGTAATATTTATGGTGTTAAATTTGGGTATCAAGGGCTTTTACCAGAGTCTAACTCGCCTTTTGTTCAACTTAATCCGGATATAGTGGATGATATTAATCAGTTTGGCGGTACAATACTTGGTTCCTCAAGGGGAGGAATTAAACCTGTTGAAATAGTTGATACTTTAGAGAGAATGAATATTAATATGATCTTTAATATTGGTGGAGATGGAACACAGAAGGGTTCTATTTTAATTGCTGAGGAGATAGCTAGGAGAAATTTAAAAATTGCTGTTGTGGGAATACCTAAGACAGTTGATAATGACTTTATGTTTGTTCAAAAATCATTTGGATTTGAAACAGCAGTAGAGCAGGCAGTTTCTGCTGTTGCTGGTGCACATTTTGAGGCAAATAGTGCTTATAATGGAATTGGTCTTGTTAAGGTTATGGGTAGGGATTCTGGGTTTATTGCTGCTTATACTGCTTTATCTTCGAATGATGTTAACTTTTGTTTAATACCAGAGTTAGATTTTGACATTGAAGGCCCTAATGGATTTCTTGCGCATCTTGAGAGGAGACTTTTGGAAAAAGAGAGTTTAGATGAAATACCTCATGCAGTAATATTAATAGCAGAAGGAGCGGGACAAAAATATTTTGATCCTAGTAGTCGCAGAAGAGATGATTCTGGTAATTTGCTTTATGAGGATATTGGGCTTTACCTTAAAGATAAGATTACAGAGTATTTTAAGGTTAAAAATATTCCAATCACTCTTAAGTATATTGACCCTAGTTATATTATTAGAAGTTCACCAGCTAATGCTAGTGATTCTCTTTATTGTGCTCGCCTTGGCTCAAATGCTGTTCATGCTGCTATGGCGGGGAAAACAAAATTATTAGTTAGCTTGTGGAGTACAAAATTTGTGCATATCCCAATAGAAATGGCAGTAATTGACAGAAATAAAGTTAATATAAATGGTTCTTTTTGGAGAGATGTTCTTGCAAGTACTGGTCAGCCATTTAGTATGAAGAACTAAGATAAAAATCTAACAGATTTGATAAAACGTGTGTGGGCTGGACTAAAAGGTCTTGCTTGTATAAGACCTTTTCTATTATTTTACCTATTTTTGAATGTTGATTTTCTTTTTTATTAATCTTGAGTACCATGAGTAGGATTCTTACTTCTTATTGATAAGAACCAGTCCGTTTAGCATAAAAAGGGGCTTACCGTTTTGCAAGGTCCTTTTTTATATTTACTTTGCTGCGTTACCCGCGACATTTAGAGCATCCCAAGTTTTTGAGAAAGGAGGTGAATATGCAAAATCTAGCATTCCAAGTTCCTTTGTTGTAATTTTTGAATAAATTGCAAGAGATAGTGCATGCATTCTTAAAGCGGCTCCGTTCTTTCCGATCGCTTGTGCTCCGATTATTTCTTCTGTTTCTTCATTGTAGATTAACTTAATGTATAGGTCTTCTTGTGTTGGGTAATAATTTGTGTGATTTTTATCTTTTATAAATACTGTTTTATATTTTATACCAAGCCTTAAAGCGGCTTCTTCCGTAAGACCAGTCCTTGCTGCTTCAAGAGACAAAACCTTAATGGATGCGGACCCTAGCGTTCCTTTAAAAGAAACGCGTTGTCCTGATAAATTTTCACCTATTATTTTGCCTATTTTGCTAGCTGTTGTTGCAAGAGGAATATAATCATTCTGCTTGCTTACAATATTGTATACTGTAGCACAATCTCCTGCAGAGAAAACATTCGCTACACTAGTTTCGCCATATTCATTAATAACTATAGCACCGTTTTTAAAAGTCTCAAGTTGTCCTTCTAAAAATTCAGTAGCAGGACGTATTCCCGTAGAGAGAATTACAAGGTCTGCCTTATATTCACCTTTGTTTGTAACGATGCCTTCAACTTTTTCTTTTCCTACTAAACTTTTTACAAATTCATTTGTATGGAGTAAAACGTTGTTCTTAATTAGTTCTTCTTCCATTATATTAGTAATTTCTTTGTCAAATGATTCAATAAGTATTCGCTTATCTAGTTGAATAATTCTTACATTTTTCCCTCTATTTTTAGCGGCATCTACCATTTCAATTCCAATATATCCAGCTCCAATGATTGCTATGTCATTTATTTCTTTTTTCTTAAAGAGTTCTCTTATTTCTTTTCCGTCTTGCATGTTTCTTAGTGTATAAAAATTACTTAGTTGGATATTACTAATAGGAGGAATAATAGGGTTACCTCCTGTTGCAATCACTAATTTATCATAAGTATCATTAAATATTTCCCCAGTTTTTAGATTTTTAACTTTAAGAGTACTATTTTTGATGTCTACTTGAATAACTTCATGTCTGGTACATACAGATATTCCATTTTGCTCAAATTCATCAGGTGTTCTAGCTATCATTTTATTTGCATCATCAAAGAATCCGCCAATAAAGTACGGTAGTCCACAAGCTCCGAAAGATGTAGTATCTGTTTTTTCATAAATAGTAATATTTAATTCTTTATTTATTCTTTTTGCTTTAGCAGCAGCACTTGTACCCGCAGCAGTGCCTCCGATAATGATTATTTTCATTCAAATTCCTTATTTTCTATTTTATTTTTGTTGTTGTAAATGTTGATGTCTAATTGATTTAGATTTTTTGCCGTAATTACTCCTGCAACCATTGAGTCACTTACATTAGCAGATGTTCGCCCCATATCAATTAGAGGTTCAATAGATATTAAAAGTCCAACTAGTTCTACAGGTAGATTCATTGAAGAGAGAACCATTAAAGATGCCATTGTTGCTCCTCCTCCGACTCCAGCTACTCCAAATGAGGTTATTATTATTATTCCTATGAGTTGAAGTATAAATGAGGGATCTGTTGGATTTATCCCTTGAGTAGGGGCAATCATTATTGCTAACATAGCAGGATGGAGTGCCGCACAACCATTCTGTCCGATTGAAGCTCCAAATGAACTAGAAAGATTAGCAATACCTTCGCTAACTCCTAATTGTTCAGTTTGTACTTCTACATTAACAGGTATTGTTGCTGAGCTAGAACGAGATATGAATGCAAATGTTAAAACAGGAAATGCTTTTTTAATGAAAGTAATTGGATTTAGTCTATTAAGGGCAATTAATGTCATGTGCATTAAAATGGTAATACCAATAGCAACATAAGAAGCAAGTACAAATTTTCCAAGGTTCATTATGCTTGAAATATCGCTTGTTGCCGATATTTTTGTAATCATTGCTAATATGGCGTAGGGTGTTAACTTTAAAATTAAAACTAGTATTCCTGAAGTTAAATCTTGTGCTGTTGCCATTATTTGTTTGAAAAATTCTATTGATTCTGGTTTTTTCCTTGAAACTCTAAGAGCAGCTATGCCTACTAAAGCAGCAAATATTACTACTCCAATTGTTGAGCTTGGTCTCATTCCTGCCATGTCTTCAAATATGTTTTCAGGAATAAGTTCTGATAGTCTTTGTGTAATTGAAGTATGGTTTAGTCGATCAAGACCTTGGTTTAAATTTTTTCCATATGCAATTTCATCTTCACCAAATTGAAGTGATTCTGCTGTTAAATTAAAGAATAAGGATGTGTAAATTCCAATTATGGATGCAATTCCTGCTGTAAATACAAGTACTAATATTACAGATAAACTCATTTTCCAAACATCTTGGGTGTTTGTTAATTTTATTATTGCAGATATTATTGAGACAATTATGAGAGGTATTACAATCATTTTAAGAAGTCTTACATAACCAGTTCCTAAAATATTAATCCACTTAACGCTTTCTTTTATTATCATAGGCTCTGATTCATAAAAATATTGCATAGACATACCAAAAATTAATCCTAGACCTAGCGCTATAAATATTCTTTTTGTAAATGAGATATGTTTTTTATGAAAAAAATAGAGTAGTCCTAGTAGACCAAACATAATCACTATGTTTGATAATGTGTATATTATTCTTATATTCATTTTTGCCTCTTATATCTAAACTTAAATAATTGTTTAATAATAATGATATTATAATATTTTTTTAAAATCTTTCTAAATTTTTATCATTACAGTAAGTTCTCGTAAGATGTTATTATTTCGTTTTTGATATCATTTTTATTTAGGATTTGAGTTGCAATTATCTTCCCAAGTTGAACTCCTTCTTGGTCAAATGAATTTATGTTAAGTAAAAAGCCTTCAAACATTACTTTGTTTTCATAGTGAGCTAGTAGTGCACCCACTACATAAGCAGTAAGTTCTTTTGAATATATTAATGATGAAGGTCTCCCTCCTTCAAAGTTTTTATTTCTGTTTATGTCTTCTTTACCTTGAGAGAATGCAATGATTTGAGCTATTAAATTTGCTTTTAACTTGTCATTGTTTGACGTTCCCTCTACAATTACATCTTTCTTTAGTTGAGATTCACTAAACCCAATTAAATCCATTGGTACAATTTCTGTTCCTTGGTGAAGCATTTGGAAAAATGAATGTTGCACATCTGTGCCAATTCCTCCCCAAATGATTCTGACTGTTTTATAATCTATTATTTCTCCAAATCGGTTTACGCTTTTTCCATTGCTTTCCATTTCAAGTTGTTGTAAGTGAAGATAAAAGTTTTCCATTGCTTTTGAGTATGCAACAATACAATTGCTACTATAATTAAGTATATTACTTTCGTATATGCTAATTAGAGCTGCCAGAAGAGGCGCATTTTCTCTTACGTTTTTGTTTAATGCTCTCTTATCAACTTCATGAGCTCCTTGCAATATTTCTTTTGTAACATGTTCTGTAAAGCAAAGAGTAATAAGAGTAATTCCAACGGCGGATGTTGGTGAAAATCTTCCACCAATTGAATCGTGCATAAAGAAGTATTCAAGATATCCCTTTTCAAGTGCTAGCATACTTCCCTTTGAGGTAATGATTATAATTTGTTTTTGGTATTCTGTAATGCCATTATCTTCTAATTTTTTAATTAAAAATTGCATATTAGAGGCAGTTTCTAGTGTTGTTCCGCTTTTTGATACTATAATAAATAGAGTCTCATTAAGGTCTATTTCGCTTAAAACTTCTTCAGATTCGTCTGGATCAACATTTGAAATGAAATAAGCTTTCATTAGATGTAAGTCTTTCTGCTTAGCATAATTTTTAATTGCTGTATATAGTGCTTTTGGACCAAGACTTGAACCACCAATACCAATCTGTACCACATTTTTAAATGTCTTGCCTTTTATGCTTTTAATTGACCCATTGTGAACTTGTTTTGCAAATTCGAAAATTCTTTTAAGCTCTCTGTTAAAAAATTCTCGCATATTTTCATTATTCTCTGTTACTTCTGTACCCAGCTGGCCTCTTGTTAAATGGTGTAAAACTTTTCTGTTTTCACTGATGTTAATATTATTCCCATCAATTATTTCTTTATATTTTTCTATTAAGTTTGCTTCATCACTTAAATTTTGAAATATTTTTAGATGAGCCTCATTAATTTGTTTTGTAGCATAGTTGTAATGTACATTATTACCGTCTATTTTAATATCGTAGTTTTTTATTCTATCTGAACTTAAAGTTTGACTTAGTACTTCGGGGTTGATTTTTGTTAGCGCTTGAAAATTTTTAAGTTTATTAAGATTTTGGTAATTGGGCATAAATTTCCTCCAATAATGTTGTTATATAATTTAAATTTTAGTGTGTTT from Borrelia turcica IST7 includes the following:
- a CDS encoding potassium channel family protein codes for the protein MKTFVIIGLSNLGIHLLEDLSKLDCQIIIVDTSKELVEEYDVIATESFILDQFTKNALKKVIPVDTDAVIIDFDDDLGKSALVTHYCNLLGMREICVKTEDRDDAEILKTLGATKIIFPSKDAARRLTPLLVSPNLSTYNIIGYDIIVAETVIPKEYVGKTVLEADLRREKGITVIAVRNLSNSRYEFVDGDYFFLKDDKIVICGKPDSIENFTNNKDLIKDLIAASKEEGASYREEAKRLGVLRFFDFMKKFNKDKKSD
- a CDS encoding MinD/ParA family protein codes for the protein MTKIIPIASGKGGVGKTSFVANIGYKLSSLGKTVILVDLDLGGSNLHTCLGVKNTGVGIGSFINKREKNFSNLIVETPYNKLYLIPGDALYAGTANLPFSIKKKIIDSIQRDLVADFVFIDLGSGTSYNTVDFYLVAYSGIIVTVPETPSILNAYSFLKNALYRLLYLGFPPKSAEREYISNFFKEKIEGANVKFKDLVTGIELISLSSSLKVKKMMNNFYPRVVLNRIESSEEIGMCENLINVVKNNINIPIEFIGFVPFAKSFRESVNNRIPFIDFDKNSKLNKYFEFIANNLIKSPLEGSPYIYDDIYDMIKDQSQFIRN
- a CDS encoding ATP-dependent 6-phosphofructokinase, which encodes MYRIKDKELDFRIESLGECKQNNPLINFYASESHVHFANEINKIRFSVYKNEESCDKYEDILLEKAGPRDKIYFIPKHVKAAITTCGGLCPGFNDVIRSIVRTLWKVYGVRNIYGVKFGYQGLLPESNSPFVQLNPDIVDDINQFGGTILGSSRGGIKPVEIVDTLERMNINMIFNIGGDGTQKGSILIAEEIARRNLKIAVVGIPKTVDNDFMFVQKSFGFETAVEQAVSAVAGAHFEANSAYNGIGLVKVMGRDSGFIAAYTALSSNDVNFCLIPELDFDIEGPNGFLAHLERRLLEKESLDEIPHAVILIAEGAGQKYFDPSSRRRDDSGNLLYEDIGLYLKDKITEYFKVKNIPITLKYIDPSYIIRSSPANASDSLYCARLGSNAVHAAMAGKTKLLVSLWSTKFVHIPIEMAVIDRNKVNINGSFWRDVLASTGQPFSMKN
- a CDS encoding CoA-disulfide reductase, whose product is MKIIIIGGTAAGTSAAAKAKRINKELNITIYEKTDTTSFGACGLPYFIGGFFDDANKMIARTPDEFEQNGISVCTRHEVIQVDIKNSTLKVKNLKTGEIFNDTYDKLVIATGGNPIIPPISNIQLSNFYTLRNMQDGKEIRELFKKKEINDIAIIGAGYIGIEMVDAAKNRGKNVRIIQLDKRILIESFDKEITNIMEEELIKNNVLLHTNEFVKSLVGKEKVEGIVTNKGEYKADLVILSTGIRPATEFLEGQLETFKNGAIVINEYGETSVANVFSAGDCATVYNIVSKQNDYIPLATTASKIGKIIGENLSGQRVSFKGTLGSASIKVLSLEAARTGLTEEAALRLGIKYKTVFIKDKNHTNYYPTQEDLYIKLIYNEETEEIIGAQAIGKNGAALRMHALSLAIYSKITTKELGMLDFAYSPPFSKTWDALNVAGNAAK
- a CDS encoding L-cystine transporter, whose amino-acid sequence is MNIRIIYTLSNIVIMFGLLGLLYFFHKKHISFTKRIFIALGLGLIFGMSMQYFYESEPMIIKESVKWINILGTGYVRLLKMIVIPLIIVSIISAIIKLTNTQDVWKMSLSVILVLVFTAGIASIIGIYTSLFFNLTAESLQFGEDEIAYGKNLNQGLDRLNHTSITQRLSELIPENIFEDMAGMRPSSTIGVVIFAALVGIAALRVSRKKPESIEFFKQIMATAQDLTSGILVLILKLTPYAILAMITKISATSDISSIMNLGKFVLASYVAIGITILMHMTLIALNRLNPITFIKKAFPVLTFAFISRSSSATIPVNVEVQTEQLGVSEGIANLSSSFGASIGQNGCAALHPAMLAIMIAPTQGINPTDPSFILQLIGIIIITSFGVAGVGGGATMASLMVLSSMNLPVELVGLLISIEPLIDMGRTSANVSDSMVAGVITAKNLNQLDINIYNNKNKIENKEFE
- a CDS encoding glucose-6-phosphate isomerase translates to MPNYQNLNKLKNFQALTKINPEVLSQTLSSDRIKNYDIKIDGNNVHYNYATKQINEAHLKIFQNLSDEANLIEKYKEIIDGNNINISENRKVLHHLTRGQLGTEVTENNENMREFFNRELKRIFEFAKQVHNGSIKSIKGKTFKNVVQIGIGGSSLGPKALYTAIKNYAKQKDLHLMKAYFISNVDPDESEEVLSEIDLNETLFIIVSKSGTTLETASNMQFLIKKLEDNGITEYQKQIIIITSKGSMLALEKGYLEYFFMHDSIGGRFSPTSAVGITLITLCFTEHVTKEILQGAHEVDKRALNKNVRENAPLLAALISIYESNILNYSSNCIVAYSKAMENFYLHLQQLEMESNGKSVNRFGEIIDYKTVRIIWGGIGTDVQHSFFQMLHQGTEIVPMDLIGFSESQLKKDVIVEGTSNNDKLKANLIAQIIAFSQGKEDINRNKNFEGGRPSSLIYSKELTAYVVGALLAHYENKVMFEGFLLNINSFDQEGVQLGKIIATQILNKNDIKNEIITSYENLL